The following are encoded in a window of Blastopirellula marina genomic DNA:
- a CDS encoding 3'-5' exoribonuclease YhaM family protein, which produces MIQVDRLAELRHGQEADFFAQLFQKDLRLTRQGRPFYLLEFRDRTRNIAATIWEGSSHETACRDQWTVGHFYKIRGTFQETIHGGKIEIKLLRPVEQSDHENGFDPSACQPSSDADTQELFDRLLDLVDQEIDTPELHALVTTILESHRERIEALPGALHHHHAYAGGFLEHIYSVTQNVLYLLNTYRGQHPSLREPITRQLTIAGALLHDIGKVSELDGEVANTAYTPHGELIGHIVLGRDMVRDTARDLGVDLQTEWLLRLEHLVLSHQGTAANGSPKSPMTWEANLIYWADELDGNIFRLAKACQQQDDGAPFVPKSNPFGRRIYRGECPANPEESS; this is translated from the coding sequence GTGATTCAGGTCGATCGCTTAGCCGAACTACGGCATGGCCAAGAGGCCGATTTCTTTGCTCAGCTTTTCCAGAAGGACCTTCGCCTGACACGGCAGGGACGTCCCTTCTACCTTCTTGAGTTCCGCGATCGCACTCGGAACATTGCGGCTACGATTTGGGAAGGTTCGAGCCACGAGACGGCTTGCCGCGACCAGTGGACCGTTGGGCACTTCTATAAAATCCGAGGCACGTTCCAAGAGACGATTCACGGAGGCAAGATCGAGATCAAGCTCCTGCGTCCGGTTGAACAGAGCGATCATGAAAACGGGTTCGATCCTTCGGCTTGCCAGCCGTCGTCGGATGCGGACACGCAAGAACTCTTCGATCGACTGTTAGACTTGGTCGACCAAGAGATCGACACGCCGGAACTCCATGCCCTGGTCACGACCATCCTGGAAAGTCATCGCGAGCGTATCGAAGCGTTGCCGGGCGCGTTGCATCACCACCATGCGTACGCCGGTGGATTCCTGGAACACATCTACAGCGTGACTCAAAATGTGCTCTACCTGCTGAACACCTACCGCGGTCAGCACCCTTCCCTTCGCGAACCGATTACCAGGCAGTTAACCATTGCCGGCGCATTGCTGCACGATATTGGCAAGGTATCGGAACTAGATGGTGAAGTGGCCAATACGGCTTACACGCCACACGGTGAACTCATAGGGCACATCGTCCTTGGGCGCGACATGGTACGCGATACGGCTCGCGACTTGGGAGTCGATCTTCAAACCGAGTGGCTGCTTCGGTTGGAACATCTTGTTCTTAGTCACCAAGGAACAGCCGCCAATGGTAGCCCGAAGTCACCGATGACGTGGGAGGCGAACCTGATTTACTGGGCAGATGAACTCGACGGAAACATCTTTCGCCTGGCTAAGGCCTGCCAACAGCAGGATGATGGGGCCCCCTTCGTGCCTAAGAGCAACCCGT
- a CDS encoding lysophospholipid acyltransferase family protein, producing MQNIIIEKPYRFVPPHRGTRWPAFIQKFNLYGKYLQHFEGVKSYEVRNADRLKKSLDAKHGILLAPNHCRMSDPLVLGFLAKEVDCNLYSMASWHLFNQGWFKAWAIRVMGGFSIYREGVDRKSLATAVDAMVDADRPLVVFPEGSTTRTNDFIHPLLDGVAFVARSAAKRRIKEGRGDTVIHPIGIKYVFQGDIDATVRPVLHEIEQRLGWRTSEELRLLERVERMGEGLFCLEEIRYSGRAYSGDDMATRTARLIDCILHPLEKEWLRVESTGNILPRIKALRSRMLPDMIEGKLSPEERSRRWMQLEDIYVAQQISCYIPNYLRDFPSIDRLLETVERYEEDLKDTTTVHGTLKVIIDVDEPILVTDERRPKGDEDPLMTELKNRLQAKMTHLSKASKIYGSE from the coding sequence ATGCAGAATATCATCATCGAAAAGCCATACCGATTCGTTCCGCCGCATCGCGGAACTCGTTGGCCTGCGTTCATCCAAAAATTCAATCTCTACGGAAAATACCTCCAACACTTTGAAGGCGTTAAGTCTTACGAAGTGCGCAACGCCGATCGCCTGAAGAAGTCGCTGGATGCCAAGCACGGCATTCTTCTCGCTCCCAATCACTGCCGCATGTCCGATCCGCTGGTGCTGGGGTTTCTTGCGAAAGAAGTCGACTGCAATCTTTATTCGATGGCCAGCTGGCACCTCTTCAATCAAGGGTGGTTCAAAGCATGGGCCATTCGCGTGATGGGGGGCTTCAGCATCTATCGCGAAGGCGTCGACCGAAAGTCCCTGGCAACCGCCGTCGATGCCATGGTCGATGCCGATCGTCCCCTGGTCGTTTTTCCCGAGGGGTCAACAACACGCACCAACGATTTCATTCATCCACTTTTGGACGGGGTCGCGTTCGTCGCACGCTCGGCCGCCAAACGTCGCATTAAGGAAGGACGCGGCGATACCGTAATCCATCCGATCGGTATCAAATATGTCTTTCAGGGAGACATCGATGCGACCGTCCGCCCTGTGTTACACGAAATTGAACAACGGCTCGGCTGGCGAACTTCCGAGGAACTTCGCCTGTTGGAACGTGTCGAACGCATGGGCGAAGGGCTCTTCTGCCTGGAAGAAATTCGTTACTCAGGGCGAGCCTACTCTGGCGACGACATGGCGACCCGCACGGCACGGTTGATCGACTGCATCCTGCATCCGCTGGAAAAGGAATGGCTGCGGGTCGAATCGACCGGCAACATTTTGCCGCGTATCAAAGCACTGCGTTCGAGAATGTTACCAGATATGATCGAGGGGAAACTTTCGCCCGAAGAACGCTCGCGTCGCTGGATGCAGTTAGAAGACATCTATGTCGCGCAGCAGATCTCATGCTACATCCCGAACTATCTGCGTGACTTCCCTAGCATCGACCGCCTGTTGGAGACGGTCGAACGATACGAAGAAGACCTGAAGGACACAACCACGGTTCACGGAACGTTAAAAGTCATCATTGATGTCGACGAACCGATTCTGGTCACCGATGAGCGGCGTCCGAAGGGAGACGAAGATCCCCTGATGACGGAGCTAAAAAACCGGCTTCAGGCCAAGATGACGCACCTCTCGAAAGCGTCAAAAATCTACGGCTCCGAGTAA
- the galE gene encoding UDP-glucose 4-epimerase GalE — MRVLVTGGAGYIGSHTARKLAAEGHNVVVYDNLSAGHRGAVGKFPLVVGDLHDSEKLTATLKEYNIESVIHFAAFALVGESVTNPAKYYQNNVIGTLSLLDSMRAADVPRIVFSSTCATYGIPASSPIDESFPQAPVNPYGFTKLAIEHALEDYAHAYGMAFAALRYFNAAGASPEGDIGEDHSPESHLIPLVLQVALGQRKSISVFGDDYPTDDGTCIRDYIHVDDLADAHLAAMQQITADNCLKLNLGTGCGVSVQEIIQACREVTGMDIPAEIGPRREGDPPALVANADKAHKILNWQPKYMDVRETIETAWRWHQSHPHGFAQ; from the coding sequence ATGCGCGTTCTTGTCACCGGCGGAGCAGGCTACATCGGTTCTCATACTGCCCGAAAACTGGCGGCCGAGGGACACAACGTCGTCGTCTACGACAACCTCTCCGCTGGCCATCGCGGCGCGGTCGGCAAGTTTCCGTTGGTGGTCGGCGACCTTCACGACAGCGAAAAGCTGACCGCCACCCTGAAAGAATACAACATAGAATCGGTGATCCACTTCGCCGCGTTCGCGCTTGTCGGCGAATCGGTCACCAACCCGGCCAAGTACTACCAGAACAACGTTATTGGTACGCTGAGCCTGCTGGATTCGATGCGAGCCGCCGACGTGCCGCGGATTGTCTTTTCCAGCACCTGTGCCACCTATGGCATTCCGGCGTCGTCCCCCATCGACGAAAGTTTCCCCCAGGCACCGGTGAATCCTTACGGTTTCACAAAACTGGCCATTGAACATGCCCTTGAGGACTATGCTCACGCCTACGGGATGGCCTTCGCGGCGCTTCGCTACTTCAACGCGGCTGGGGCCTCTCCGGAGGGGGACATCGGTGAAGATCACTCCCCCGAATCGCATCTGATCCCGTTGGTCCTGCAAGTTGCCCTGGGACAAAGAAAATCGATCAGCGTATTCGGCGACGATTACCCTACCGACGACGGGACTTGCATCCGAGACTACATCCACGTCGATGATCTGGCCGATGCTCATTTGGCGGCCATGCAGCAGATTACGGCAGACAATTGCCTGAAACTTAACCTGGGAACTGGTTGCGGTGTTAGCGTGCAAGAGATCATTCAGGCTTGCCGCGAGGTCACGGGAATGGATATTCCTGCAGAAATTGGCCCCCGACGCGAGGGAGACCCCCCTGCCCTGGTAGCCAACGCAGATAAGGCCCATAAAATTCTTAACTGGCAGCCAAAGTACATGGACGTCCGCGAAACGATTGAAACTGCCTGGCGATGGCATCAGTCGCATCCTCACGGATTCGCCCAGTAG
- the xerD gene encoding site-specific tyrosine recombinase XerD, protein MPRKLKLKLKRPLPQPEGERTERLIASMVTYLTTECHLSPNTIQAYSRDLRRFRTWLGTKNPTTLTIAQLSDYVAWLHSQNLAPASVARHIISLKVFFRYLQLEGIMQDNLAELLGCQKLWQKIPSVIPPYQIDDFLTAPWSEDPYWRRDRAILEVLYACGCRASEIAGLDVKNVHLNEGHCRLHGKGNKQRLVPLGKKAIAACQQYLEKERPTLAARGFDSPAFFLTRTGRPLRREAIWELVKKYALRAGIDPAVSPHTLRHSFATHLLAGGADLRQVQELLGHASIATTQIYTHVDQTRLKKVHAAFHPRA, encoded by the coding sequence ATGCCCCGAAAATTAAAACTGAAACTCAAACGGCCGCTGCCCCAGCCTGAAGGGGAGCGAACCGAACGATTGATCGCTTCGATGGTGACCTATCTGACCACCGAATGCCATCTTTCGCCGAATACGATCCAAGCTTATTCGCGTGATTTACGGCGATTTCGGACATGGTTGGGGACCAAGAATCCTACGACTCTGACCATTGCCCAGCTTTCCGATTATGTGGCCTGGCTCCACTCGCAGAACTTGGCTCCGGCTTCGGTTGCCCGGCATATCATTTCCCTGAAGGTCTTTTTTCGTTACCTGCAGTTGGAAGGGATCATGCAGGACAACTTGGCGGAACTGCTGGGCTGCCAGAAGCTCTGGCAGAAGATCCCTTCGGTGATCCCTCCCTATCAGATTGACGATTTCTTAACGGCCCCCTGGAGTGAAGACCCGTACTGGCGACGAGACCGGGCAATTTTAGAGGTTTTGTATGCGTGCGGGTGCCGAGCCTCAGAGATCGCAGGGCTCGACGTGAAGAACGTGCACTTGAACGAAGGGCATTGCCGACTGCACGGTAAAGGTAACAAGCAGCGTCTCGTTCCCCTGGGCAAAAAGGCGATTGCCGCCTGCCAGCAATACCTGGAAAAAGAACGCCCCACTTTGGCAGCCCGAGGCTTCGATTCGCCGGCCTTCTTCCTGACACGAACTGGCCGTCCACTCCGACGCGAGGCGATTTGGGAACTGGTGAAGAAGTATGCTCTTCGCGCGGGAATCGACCCTGCGGTTAGCCCCCACACGCTACGGCATAGCTTTGCGACCCACTTACTGGCCGGTGGTGCCGATCTTAGGCAGGTTCAAGAACTGCTGGGGCATGCGAGCATCGCAACGACTCAAATCTACACGCACGTCGACCAGACGCGTCTAAAAAAAGTTCACGCTGCGTTTCATCCGCGAGCGTGA
- a CDS encoding ExbD/TolR family protein translates to MKLRKNEVHGREKIEVPMTPMIDIVFQLLVFFIMTFKIVAMEGDFNINMPQAAQGAPSTSLLVPMKLKLRAGPNGALQSVALDNTSFSGSAREKFAQLQDAIVKRIGVEDGPNSTQEESEIEIDADYQLQYTYVIEAITAVTGRIDPKTGEVQKLIEKIKFAPGAGG, encoded by the coding sequence ATGAAACTTCGCAAGAACGAAGTCCACGGACGAGAAAAGATCGAAGTGCCGATGACACCGATGATTGACATCGTGTTTCAGCTCCTCGTCTTTTTTATCATGACGTTCAAAATCGTCGCGATGGAAGGGGACTTCAACATCAACATGCCCCAGGCAGCCCAAGGTGCGCCTAGCACGAGCCTTCTGGTTCCGATGAAGCTGAAGCTGCGTGCCGGCCCCAATGGTGCCCTGCAATCGGTAGCGCTCGACAACACCTCCTTTAGCGGCAGTGCTCGCGAGAAGTTCGCCCAATTGCAAGATGCAATCGTAAAGCGAATTGGTGTTGAAGATGGCCCCAATTCGACCCAGGAAGAATCGGAAATCGAAATCGATGCCGATTACCAGCTTCAATACACGTACGTCATTGAAGCCATTACGGCAGTCACCGGACGCATCGACCCAAAGACAGGCGAAGTGCAGAAGTTGATCGAGAAGATCAAGTTCGCTCCTGGTGCCGGCGGTTAG
- a CDS encoding ExbD/TolR family protein produces the protein MKIKKKKREMLEGDLTPMIDMTFQLIAFFMVLINFTQADQNKKIQLPQSELAKPPEIPFENAITLQMYQDGLAYFDGNDYTFDALRQRLVVEKQIADDFKTDAGGAKGVTVIIRGDGRVATGKVQEMIKLCQDVGFEKFALRAKEEAPNN, from the coding sequence ATGAAGATCAAGAAGAAAAAGCGGGAGATGCTTGAAGGGGACCTTACCCCAATGATCGACATGACGTTTCAGTTGATCGCATTCTTTATGGTGCTGATCAACTTTACCCAGGCCGATCAGAACAAGAAGATTCAGCTTCCGCAGAGTGAACTGGCAAAGCCGCCTGAAATTCCGTTTGAAAACGCAATTACGCTGCAAATGTATCAAGACGGCTTGGCTTACTTCGACGGCAATGACTACACGTTCGATGCCCTGCGACAACGCTTGGTGGTCGAAAAGCAAATTGCAGACGACTTCAAAACTGATGCCGGTGGTGCCAAAGGCGTTACCGTCATCATTCGTGGTGACGGTCGCGTAGCCACGGGCAAAGTCCAAGAGATGATCAAGCTTTGTCAGGACGTCGGATTTGAAAAGTTCGCCCTCAGGGCTAAAGAAGAAGCTCCCAACAACTAA
- a CDS encoding MotA/TolQ/ExbB proton channel family protein, whose translation MLRRSHAYSLSLCVASVALMLGIFLTSQAVTAQDAAADAEPAAAEPAAPAAGNDGAANEAPAEAPKSVFEWVYNALSYYFWIFMVISIVFVALLVMNIMNARRENVVPLTLVESFEACLEENQVQEAYDMAKEDESFLGKVLSAGLEKVSLGYDKAIEAMQEVGEEENMKLDHRLSYLALIGSLSPMIGLFGTVDGMIQSFSVIARSGGTPDPSKLADGISTALFTTLVGLALAIPAIAAYNILRNRVDRLALEVGITSEGLMSRFQNVGK comes from the coding sequence ATGTTGCGTCGATCTCATGCGTATTCCTTGTCCCTCTGCGTGGCTTCCGTGGCCCTGATGTTGGGTATTTTTCTAACGAGCCAGGCGGTCACGGCTCAAGATGCTGCTGCCGACGCCGAGCCTGCCGCTGCTGAACCAGCTGCCCCCGCTGCAGGCAACGATGGTGCTGCCAACGAAGCACCGGCCGAAGCCCCCAAATCGGTTTTCGAGTGGGTTTACAACGCACTAAGCTATTACTTCTGGATCTTCATGGTCATTTCGATCGTGTTTGTCGCTCTTCTGGTAATGAACATTATGAATGCCCGCCGCGAAAACGTCGTTCCGCTGACGCTGGTGGAGAGCTTCGAGGCTTGCCTGGAAGAAAACCAGGTCCAAGAAGCTTACGACATGGCCAAGGAAGATGAATCGTTCCTCGGCAAGGTTCTTTCGGCCGGCCTGGAAAAGGTCTCGCTTGGCTACGACAAAGCCATTGAAGCGATGCAGGAAGTGGGCGAAGAAGAAAACATGAAGCTCGATCACCGCCTGAGCTACTTGGCTTTGATCGGTTCGCTCAGCCCCATGATTGGCTTGTTCGGTACGGTCGACGGTATGATCCAATCCTTTAGCGTGATCGCCCGTAGCGGTGGTACGCCAGACCCATCGAAGCTGGCCGACGGTATTTCGACCGCTCTGTTCACCACGCTCGTCGGTTTGGCGTTGGCCATTCCCGCGATTGCCGCCTACAACATCCTTCGCAACCGAGTGGATCGCCTGGCACTGGAAGTTGGTATCACCAGCGAAGGCCTGATGAGCCGTTTCCAAAACGTCGGCAAGTAA
- a CDS encoding tetratricopeptide repeat protein, whose translation MRQILLQAVTMALVAGGPLLADSVRTESGAQTGTIVGATKDAVQLSKGGSNVEIPTNEIVEIALDAEPFDVKTARRMVQNGQFADAIEKLQGVDGGNNELVKQEIDFLRAYSMGKLALAGSGDRAKAAQALLGFATSSSNSFHFYDVARMLGDLAVSGGDYASAAKYYGGLKTAPWPDYRMSAQVLAGRALLAQDKTAEAIANFDEVMAANATVSGAARQKSFAAVGKAKALAASGKPAEGITLAQKVVDNADPDDKELFGRAYNALGLCHLKQNNPKEALLAYLHTDILFYTDPEIHAEALYYLTTIWKDLNDPDQSTDARNLLNDRYPGSIWANRQ comes from the coding sequence ATGCGTCAGATTCTCTTACAAGCCGTCACCATGGCGTTGGTCGCCGGTGGACCGCTGCTGGCCGATTCGGTTCGCACCGAAAGCGGCGCTCAAACGGGCACCATTGTTGGCGCAACCAAAGATGCCGTCCAACTGAGTAAGGGTGGCTCCAACGTCGAGATTCCTACCAACGAGATCGTGGAAATCGCTCTCGACGCGGAACCATTCGACGTCAAGACAGCCCGTCGCATGGTTCAGAACGGTCAGTTCGCCGACGCTATCGAAAAACTGCAAGGCGTTGACGGGGGCAATAACGAACTCGTCAAACAGGAAATCGATTTCCTACGTGCTTACTCGATGGGGAAACTAGCCCTGGCTGGTTCCGGTGATCGTGCGAAAGCGGCACAGGCACTGCTGGGCTTTGCAACGAGTTCGTCCAACAGCTTCCACTTTTACGACGTTGCCCGAATGCTGGGCGACCTGGCTGTCAGCGGCGGCGATTACGCTTCAGCCGCTAAGTACTACGGTGGCTTGAAAACGGCTCCTTGGCCTGACTACCGCATGTCCGCCCAGGTCCTCGCCGGCCGTGCTTTGTTGGCCCAAGACAAAACAGCCGAAGCCATTGCCAACTTCGACGAAGTGATGGCCGCAAACGCGACTGTCTCAGGTGCTGCCCGCCAGAAGAGCTTTGCTGCCGTCGGCAAGGCCAAAGCCTTGGCTGCCAGCGGAAAGCCTGCCGAAGGGATCACGCTCGCCCAGAAAGTGGTCGACAATGCCGACCCGGATGACAAAGAGTTGTTCGGTCGCGCGTACAACGCACTGGGGCTATGCCACCTGAAGCAAAACAACCCTAAGGAAGCATTGTTGGCCTACCTGCACACCGACATTCTTTTCTACACCGACCCGGAAATCCACGCGGAAGCGTTGTATTACCTGACCACTATCTGGAAAGATTTGAACGATCCAGACCAGTCGACCGACGCCCGAAATCTGCTCAATGACCGCTACCCAGGTAGCATTTGGGCTAATCGGCAATAA
- a CDS encoding tetratricopeptide repeat protein, whose protein sequence is MRITKQILLATGLLLAFSSVTTAKEPFDEFFNGLLQRGYQEQAIWYIESMANNPGLSDEVKKTLDYRKALAQIESARRSPNLDSREELLVAAGDNLGKFLKANPQSDRVIDATIQRGNVLSDQARLAEARARREEKPADKKPYLDAAYKRYEEARKVFEDANKQIREALSALPKVLDPSKDSAKIAFRDEMRASYIQTQLLASNCLFEMAKTLPDNNPDRKKQLEQAAKEFGETYSKYKSRLAGLYARLYEAQAQQALGKSKEAIAIYVDDLMLLGDQPEQFRQVKLKAAIGLAEIWVKQDEQAKVLKDIAPWLASQQLRANQERDEDWLNIKLIVAKAYKKDADGRDAKDKARGENRREALKLAVDVAKYPSEFQKEALQIRTDLQGEDAVAQDETEAKTFQEAVTAGRDLINEANTQSFAVKKMQADLKATKDKATKEQLTSQIATDEKVIQDTFSKAESKFLQALQLADRDTPSDEVNGVQYFLSFLGFQDGDYWQTYARASFVAQRYPNSPSAKPCSKMALACALRLFEEAPADNRSFELGLVQDTTDFMVKTWPDSEEAGQALLALIGFQLQQASSKELSWEQQKAMLEAAESSVAKIGDGTAAKADAQLKVGQTYWNLFLRGNALRREAKDNPEAKGVPTEEQLAAIKDKTQSVLSAGVDSYQGDDPDYSYVLGALSLIQVYTDIGEPDKAVQLLEKKDVGLMKLVESKNPAATRPGIDQLIYKAAVRAYISALPNTTDASKTEALMANAEKAMAQLKSLVGNDAEGQKQLVAIYISLANDLKTQLDNANPASKVALAGAFEKFLNRVAESSSEPNVLNWVGETFYNLGQSFSEDPSFNGDTKSFYNKAIAAYQQIINQAGGSSLNPALVQQVRVRIAMAQREIGEYEQAIATFTEVLKEKNMMVNVQVEAAKTYYMWGLNGGDPKTFYESLMGAERNPETKQNLIWGWGRLQSILARYAQADAEPSPFKDTFFESRYYLAACRYEFALSQSDKTKKDQYLAAAAKDITSTQSFDPSLGGDEWFQKFDMLMRKIQKDLTGEAKGLEKSKS, encoded by the coding sequence ATGCGGATTACCAAGCAGATTTTGCTCGCTACCGGCCTTCTTCTGGCGTTCTCGTCGGTGACGACGGCCAAGGAGCCGTTCGACGAATTCTTTAATGGGCTGTTGCAACGCGGGTACCAGGAACAAGCGATCTGGTACATCGAGTCAATGGCCAATAACCCAGGGCTTTCGGACGAAGTCAAGAAGACGCTCGACTACCGCAAGGCACTTGCCCAAATCGAATCGGCTCGCCGCAGTCCGAACCTGGACTCGCGCGAAGAGCTGCTCGTTGCCGCCGGCGACAACCTGGGCAAGTTCCTGAAAGCCAATCCGCAAAGCGATCGCGTCATCGATGCGACGATCCAGCGCGGGAACGTTCTGTCTGATCAGGCCCGTCTGGCCGAAGCCCGCGCACGCCGCGAGGAAAAGCCCGCCGACAAGAAGCCTTATCTGGATGCGGCGTACAAACGCTACGAAGAAGCACGAAAGGTCTTTGAAGATGCGAACAAGCAGATTCGCGAAGCACTGAGTGCTTTGCCGAAAGTCCTCGATCCCTCTAAGGACTCTGCCAAAATCGCGTTTCGTGATGAAATGCGAGCCTCTTACATTCAGACACAACTGCTGGCGTCGAATTGCCTTTTCGAGATGGCCAAGACCCTTCCCGATAACAATCCAGATCGCAAGAAACAACTGGAACAAGCTGCCAAAGAATTCGGCGAGACTTACAGTAAGTACAAGTCGCGACTGGCTGGTCTGTATGCTCGCTTGTACGAAGCACAAGCTCAACAGGCCCTGGGTAAATCGAAGGAAGCCATCGCCATTTACGTCGACGACCTGATGCTGCTGGGGGATCAGCCCGAGCAGTTCCGCCAGGTGAAACTCAAAGCCGCGATCGGCCTGGCAGAGATCTGGGTGAAGCAAGACGAGCAAGCAAAAGTCTTGAAGGATATCGCCCCATGGCTGGCCAGCCAACAATTGCGAGCCAACCAGGAACGGGACGAAGATTGGCTAAATATCAAGCTGATCGTCGCCAAAGCCTACAAGAAAGACGCCGATGGCCGCGACGCCAAAGATAAGGCACGAGGCGAGAATCGTCGCGAAGCGTTGAAGCTGGCAGTCGACGTTGCCAAGTACCCTAGCGAATTCCAAAAGGAAGCGTTGCAAATCCGCACGGACCTGCAAGGGGAAGATGCCGTCGCCCAGGACGAGACGGAAGCCAAAACATTCCAAGAAGCCGTCACCGCAGGTCGCGATCTGATCAATGAAGCCAATACTCAAAGCTTCGCGGTGAAGAAGATGCAGGCCGACCTGAAGGCCACCAAAGACAAAGCCACCAAAGAACAACTGACCAGCCAGATTGCAACGGACGAGAAAGTCATTCAAGACACGTTCAGCAAGGCGGAAAGCAAGTTCCTACAGGCCCTGCAACTGGCCGATCGAGACACGCCGTCCGACGAAGTGAACGGGGTGCAGTATTTCCTTTCCTTCCTGGGTTTCCAGGATGGCGATTACTGGCAGACTTATGCCCGGGCTTCGTTCGTCGCTCAGCGTTATCCGAATAGTCCTAGCGCCAAACCATGCTCTAAAATGGCCCTGGCGTGTGCCCTGCGTTTGTTTGAGGAAGCCCCGGCCGACAATCGCTCGTTTGAGCTTGGTTTGGTTCAAGACACGACCGACTTCATGGTCAAAACCTGGCCCGACTCGGAAGAAGCAGGGCAGGCATTGTTGGCCTTGATTGGATTCCAACTGCAACAGGCAAGTTCAAAAGAGCTTTCCTGGGAACAGCAAAAGGCCATGCTGGAAGCTGCCGAGAGTTCGGTCGCCAAGATTGGTGACGGAACGGCCGCGAAAGCGGATGCCCAATTGAAAGTGGGTCAAACGTACTGGAATCTTTTCCTCCGCGGTAACGCACTGCGCCGCGAAGCTAAAGACAACCCAGAAGCCAAGGGCGTCCCCACCGAAGAACAACTTGCCGCCATCAAAGACAAGACTCAAAGTGTTCTCTCGGCTGGTGTCGACTCGTACCAGGGAGACGATCCAGACTACAGCTACGTTCTGGGGGCCTTGTCCCTGATCCAGGTTTACACCGACATCGGCGAACCTGATAAAGCGGTGCAGCTATTGGAAAAGAAAGACGTCGGCTTGATGAAGCTGGTCGAAAGCAAGAACCCTGCTGCCACGCGACCAGGCATCGATCAACTGATCTACAAGGCTGCCGTCCGAGCCTATATCTCGGCACTTCCCAATACGACCGACGCCTCGAAAACAGAAGCGTTAATGGCCAACGCCGAGAAAGCCATGGCCCAGCTTAAAAGCCTGGTCGGCAACGACGCTGAAGGGCAAAAGCAATTGGTGGCGATCTACATCTCGCTGGCCAATGACTTGAAGACCCAACTTGATAATGCGAACCCGGCATCGAAAGTAGCTTTGGCTGGAGCGTTCGAGAAGTTTCTGAACCGCGTCGCCGAGTCGAGTTCGGAACCCAACGTGCTGAACTGGGTTGGCGAAACGTTCTACAACCTGGGACAGAGCTTCTCGGAAGATCCAAGCTTCAATGGAGATACCAAGAGCTTCTACAACAAGGCTATTGCCGCCTATCAGCAGATTATCAACCAGGCAGGCGGAAGCTCTCTGAACCCTGCCCTTGTTCAACAAGTCCGCGTACGGATCGCCATGGCTCAGCGCGAAATCGGCGAATACGAACAAGCCATCGCTACCTTCACGGAAGTGTTGAAGGAAAAGAACATGATGGTCAACGTCCAAGTCGAAGCTGCCAAGACCTACTACATGTGGGGACTCAATGGTGGCGATCCGAAGACGTTCTATGAATCGCTCATGGGTGCTGAACGTAACCCTGAAACCAAGCAGAACCTGATCTGGGGTTGGGGGCGTTTGCAATCGATCCTCGCACGCTATGCCCAGGCGGACGCGGAACCTTCGCCGTTCAAAGATACGTTCTTTGAAAGTCGTTACTACCTGGCAGCCTGCCGCTACGAATTCGCTTTGTCTCAATCGGACAAAACCAAGAAAGATCAGTACCTGGCCGCTGCCGCCAAGGATATTACCTCAACCCAATCGTTTGATCCCAGCTTGGGAGGCGATGAGTGGTTCCAGAAGTTCGATATGCTGATGCGAAAGATTCAAAAGGACCTGACCGGTGAGGCGAAAGGCCTGGAGAAGTCTAAATCTTAG